One region of Bacteroidota bacterium genomic DNA includes:
- the rfbB gene encoding dTDP-glucose 4,6-dehydratase translates to MKRILLTGGAGFIGSHLVRLLVNKYPNYHIYNLDALTYAGNLENLRDVEQAPNYTFCKADITDADAIRSLLETYEIDTILNLAAESHVDRSILDPLAFVKTNVLGTVTLLNEARQYWQGRTDVLFYHISTDEVYGSLGAEGFFTETTPYDPRSPYSASKASSDHFVRAYGHTYGLPVRLSNCSNNYGPYQFPEKLIPLMIHHIREGKPLPVYGKGENIRDWLWVGDHCEAIDLILHQGKNLETYNIGGHNEWKNLDLVHLLCDQMDEKLGKPAGTGRQLIRFVTDRPGHDLRYAIDAGKIAQELGWTPKIQFPEGLSRTIDWYLENEAWVKHIVEGTYRQYYARQYASRS, encoded by the coding sequence ATGAAACGTATCCTACTAACAGGCGGTGCGGGCTTTATTGGCTCTCACCTGGTTCGGCTGCTAGTCAATAAGTATCCAAACTACCACATCTACAACCTGGATGCCCTTACCTATGCGGGCAACCTGGAGAACCTGCGCGATGTGGAGCAGGCACCCAACTACACCTTCTGTAAGGCCGATATTACCGATGCGGATGCGATTCGCAGCCTGCTGGAGACCTACGAGATCGATACCATCCTGAACCTGGCGGCCGAGAGCCATGTAGACCGCAGCATACTAGACCCCCTGGCGTTTGTGAAAACCAACGTGCTGGGCACGGTTACCCTGCTGAATGAAGCCCGCCAATACTGGCAGGGCCGCACGGATGTGCTTTTCTACCACATCAGTACCGACGAAGTGTATGGTAGCCTGGGCGCCGAGGGCTTCTTTACCGAAACCACCCCCTACGACCCCCGTAGCCCCTACAGCGCCAGCAAGGCCAGTAGCGACCACTTTGTACGGGCCTATGGCCATACCTACGGGCTGCCGGTGCGCCTGAGCAACTGTAGCAACAACTATGGCCCCTATCAGTTTCCCGAAAAACTGATCCCCCTCATGATCCACCACATACGCGAGGGGAAACCCCTGCCTGTGTATGGCAAGGGCGAAAACATACGCGACTGGCTGTGGGTGGGTGACCACTGCGAGGCCATAGACCTGATCCTGCACCAGGGCAAGAACCTGGAAACCTATAACATAGGTGGCCACAATGAATGGAAGAACCTGGACCTGGTGCACCTGCTGTGCGACCAGATGGATGAAAAACTGGGCAAGCCTGCCGGAACAGGCCGACAGCTGATCCGCTTTGTTACAGACCGGCCCGGGCACGACCTACGCTATGCCATAGATGCCGGAAAGATAGCGCAAGAACTGGGCTGGACACCAAAAATACAGTTCCCCGAAGGGCTGAGCCGAACCATAGACTGGTACCTGGAAAATGAGGCCTGGGTAAAGCACATTGTGG
- a CDS encoding patatin-like phospholipase family protein: MRTLPAVVLCSMLILVPMHRGMAQRVGLVLSGGGGLGMAHVGVIKALEEAGIPIDCITGTSSGALIGGLYAAGYTPDWIEQFVKTEAQSWLAPGWVLQEADYLNRTDRDGTFVSVPFTLQGNKFQLPEQLISDFELNLRLAQYLSPASGAARDNFDSLFVPFRAMAADIFDKRAIKLKQGSLAFAVRASIAVPLFFAPARNEEHAYLFDGGIYDNFPIRAMQEDFEPDVILGVHVGGATISKRERMQSGRFVRELLSQSVMDNETWQKMGANSLLIMPQLGEMSSTDFSVPSIEQAIRQGYEAARVMMPEIRKLVARRTSARQLQQARAAFEASKPPLQLVEVRLLGVNAGERSFLKRILDLQPGPINFDKIERAYLRIRTDANYAGIFPELIYDPERGGFILKFNINPSVKLSFKFGASFFTPSDYQLQLGARFRGISVVGYELGADLVNGTFTSQAHIFGRIRFPTRLPLSFALHNRLSNWELQKPGFTLRAGEKSADISQSVFELRPELNLRLGKNVGQLAAGYVLQDIDYLYFNQEVGNQNDTLDRTELSGGGIFFRYELNQLNRKMYADKGQSLRFSTFYMDMKESYDEDDISTLFWAHHRWLHTSLSYVNYFKILRSGVLGFSVDAGFSTLPNLYAPTATVLSSPLFLPLQDSPLLFIPELYSRAFAAPGFLGVYTVAKNLQLRGQVHYMQSFHDTKTTSRVTDRTLVLEPDNRIIVAGGGLVYHTKVGPIALMASYYDHDLEDQDQVRIIAHIGYLLFGRGIWD; this comes from the coding sequence ATGAGAACCCTGCCTGCGGTCGTACTGTGCAGTATGCTGATCCTGGTACCTATGCACCGGGGTATGGCCCAGCGGGTGGGGCTAGTGCTGAGCGGCGGCGGGGGCCTGGGTATGGCACATGTGGGCGTTATCAAGGCCCTGGAGGAGGCGGGCATCCCCATAGACTGCATTACGGGCACGTCCTCGGGCGCACTGATAGGCGGGCTGTACGCCGCCGGCTACACGCCAGACTGGATTGAGCAGTTTGTAAAAACCGAGGCACAGTCCTGGCTGGCCCCGGGCTGGGTGCTACAAGAGGCAGACTACCTGAACCGTACGGACCGAGACGGCACCTTTGTATCCGTACCCTTCACCCTACAGGGCAATAAGTTTCAGCTACCCGAGCAGCTCATTTCCGATTTTGAGCTCAACCTCCGGCTAGCACAGTACCTAAGCCCGGCCAGTGGGGCCGCGCGCGACAATTTCGACAGCCTCTTCGTCCCATTCCGTGCCATGGCTGCGGATATCTTTGATAAAAGGGCCATTAAGCTGAAGCAAGGCTCGCTGGCCTTTGCGGTGCGGGCCTCTATCGCGGTGCCCCTATTTTTTGCCCCGGCCAGAAATGAAGAACACGCCTATTTGTTTGATGGTGGCATTTACGACAACTTCCCCATACGGGCTATGCAAGAGGACTTTGAGCCCGACGTGATCCTGGGGGTGCATGTGGGGGGGGCCACCATATCCAAGCGAGAGCGGATGCAGAGTGGCCGCTTTGTGCGCGAGCTGCTGTCTCAGAGTGTAATGGACAATGAAACCTGGCAAAAGATGGGGGCCAATAGCCTGCTGATTATGCCCCAGCTGGGGGAAATGAGTAGTACGGACTTCAGTGTGCCATCTATCGAGCAGGCAATCCGACAGGGCTACGAGGCTGCCAGGGTCATGATGCCCGAAATCCGCAAACTAGTGGCACGCCGCACCTCGGCCCGGCAGCTGCAGCAGGCACGTGCGGCATTTGAGGCCAGCAAACCCCCGCTACAGCTGGTTGAAGTCCGACTGCTGGGGGTAAATGCCGGCGAACGAAGCTTCTTAAAACGCATACTAGACCTGCAACCTGGGCCCATAAATTTTGATAAAATAGAGCGTGCCTACCTGCGTATTCGCACCGATGCCAACTATGCGGGCATTTTTCCTGAACTAATCTACGATCCGGAACGGGGGGGCTTTATCCTTAAATTTAACATCAACCCATCGGTAAAGCTCAGTTTCAAGTTTGGTGCCAGTTTTTTTACCCCTTCTGATTATCAGCTACAGCTGGGGGCACGCTTCCGGGGCATCAGTGTAGTGGGGTATGAGCTGGGGGCAGACCTGGTGAACGGGACGTTTACCAGCCAGGCACATATTTTTGGGCGCATCCGCTTCCCCACACGGCTACCGCTCAGCTTCGCACTGCACAACCGGCTGTCGAACTGGGAACTTCAGAAGCCAGGCTTTACCCTCCGGGCCGGAGAAAAATCGGCAGATATTTCGCAGAGTGTGTTCGAGCTAAGACCCGAGCTAAACCTGCGGCTCGGAAAGAATGTGGGCCAGCTGGCAGCAGGCTATGTATTACAAGACATTGATTATTTGTACTTCAATCAAGAAGTGGGGAATCAAAACGATACCCTGGACCGAACAGAACTTAGTGGAGGGGGTATCTTTTTCCGCTATGAGCTAAACCAGCTAAACCGAAAAATGTATGCCGACAAAGGCCAGTCGCTCCGGTTCTCTACCTTCTACATGGATATGAAGGAGAGCTATGATGAGGATGACATATCCACCCTGTTCTGGGCGCACCACCGCTGGCTGCATACTAGCCTTAGCTATGTCAACTATTTCAAAATCCTAAGGAGTGGGGTGCTGGGCTTCAGTGTAGATGCGGGTTTTAGTACCCTGCCCAACCTGTATGCCCCCACGGCTACCGTGCTTAGCAGTCCGCTTTTCCTGCCGCTACAGGATAGCCCCCTGCTTTTCATTCCGGAGCTATACAGCAGGGCCTTTGCCGCACCCGGCTTTCTGGGCGTGTACACCGTGGCGAAAAACCTGCAGTTGCGCGGGCAGGTGCACTACATGCAGTCTTTTCACGATACCAAAACCACGAGCCGCGTAACCGACCGTACCCTGGTGCTGGAGCCTGATAACCGGATAATCGTAGCGGGTGGGGGCCTGGTGTACCACACCAAGGTAGGGCCTATAGCCCTGATGGCCAGCTACTACGATCACGACCTGGAAGACCAGGATCAGGTTCGGATCATTGCGCATATCGGGTATCTGCTGTTTGGCCGTGGAATCTGGGACTAG
- the clpB gene encoding ATP-dependent chaperone ClpB, with translation MNFNNYTLKAQEAVQSASAVAQAHGQQAIETGHLLHTLLQGDENVIPFLLKKLEVNPAQLNSQLDELLNSYPRVEGASGGQYLSNSSYKALDLANKQAGKMGDEFVSIDHMLLGILQADDKTSKLLKDQGISEKLLLKAIQELRGGSKVKDQTAEDKYNALKKYSTNLTELAREGKLDPVIGRDEEIRRVMQILSRRSKNNPLLIGEPGVGKTAIAEGIAHRIVNGDVPDNIKNKQVHALDMGTLLAGAKYRGDFEERLKAVVKEVTEAQGEIVLFIDEIHTLVGAGKTDGAMDAANILKPALARGELRAIGATTLDEYQKYIEKDKALERRFQTVMVEEPDTEDAISILRGLKEKYEVHHGVKITDAAIINSVVLSQRYIADRYLPDKAIDLMDEAAARLKIQIDSMPEALDELERRIRQLEIEREAIRREKDEKKLALLSEQIANLSEERDALKAQWQAEKDLIQQIRREQENIERSKTEAEIAERNADFGKAAEIRYERIIRAEKNILALQEELKEMTGGQRMLSEEVDAEHIAEVVSRWTGIPVSKMLESEREKLLTLEDELHKRVVGQAEAIAAISDAIRRSRAGLQDPRKPIGSFIFIGSTGVGKTELARALADYLFNDENALVRIDMSEYQEKHSVSRLVGAPPGYVGYDEGGQLTEAIRRRPYSVVLLDEIEKAHPDVYNTLLQVLDDGRLTDNKGRTANFRNTIIIMTSNLGAHLIMDKMAHLTDENRDVVLAQTKLELFDLLKQQLPPEFLNRIDETILFTPLTREEITGIVQIQLAGLRHMLAQQEVSIQFSPALAEWLGELGYDPQFGARPLKRVIQRKVVNELSKMILAGTIDRAKPIWVDITQQHEVTFANKQPEVDPSLN, from the coding sequence ATGAACTTTAACAACTACACCCTGAAGGCACAGGAAGCTGTACAGAGCGCTTCGGCTGTGGCGCAGGCGCATGGGCAGCAGGCCATAGAAACGGGCCACCTGCTGCACACGCTGCTACAGGGAGACGAAAACGTGATTCCTTTCCTGCTGAAAAAGCTGGAGGTAAACCCGGCCCAGCTGAATAGCCAGCTGGACGAGCTGCTGAACAGCTACCCCCGTGTAGAGGGTGCCAGCGGGGGCCAGTACCTGAGCAACAGCAGCTACAAGGCCCTGGACCTGGCCAACAAGCAGGCCGGGAAGATGGGCGACGAATTTGTGAGCATAGACCACATGCTGCTGGGCATCCTGCAGGCCGATGATAAAACGAGCAAGCTGCTGAAAGACCAGGGCATCAGCGAAAAACTGCTGCTAAAGGCCATACAGGAGCTGCGCGGGGGGAGCAAGGTGAAGGACCAGACCGCCGAAGACAAGTACAATGCGCTGAAAAAGTACAGCACCAACCTGACCGAACTGGCCCGAGAGGGCAAGCTGGACCCGGTGATAGGCCGCGATGAAGAAATACGCCGGGTGATGCAGATACTGAGCCGCCGCAGCAAAAACAACCCCCTGCTGATAGGCGAACCCGGCGTGGGCAAAACAGCCATAGCCGAGGGCATAGCCCACCGCATTGTGAATGGCGACGTGCCCGACAACATCAAGAATAAGCAGGTGCACGCCCTGGACATGGGGACCCTGCTGGCGGGTGCCAAGTACCGGGGCGACTTTGAAGAACGCCTGAAGGCCGTAGTGAAGGAGGTAACGGAGGCACAGGGAGAGATCGTCCTCTTTATAGACGAGATACACACCCTGGTGGGTGCGGGCAAAACGGATGGTGCCATGGACGCGGCAAACATCCTGAAGCCGGCCCTGGCACGCGGCGAGCTGCGGGCCATAGGAGCCACCACCCTGGATGAGTACCAGAAGTATATAGAGAAAGACAAGGCCCTGGAGCGCCGCTTCCAAACCGTGATGGTAGAAGAGCCGGATACGGAAGATGCCATCAGCATCCTGCGGGGGCTGAAGGAGAAGTATGAGGTGCACCACGGGGTGAAGATTACCGATGCCGCCATCATCAACTCGGTGGTGCTGAGCCAGCGCTATATAGCCGACCGCTACCTGCCCGATAAGGCGATAGACCTGATGGACGAAGCTGCTGCCCGCCTGAAAATACAGATAGACAGCATGCCCGAGGCCCTGGACGAGCTGGAACGCCGCATACGCCAGCTGGAGATAGAGCGCGAGGCTATCCGCCGGGAGAAGGACGAGAAAAAGCTGGCCCTGCTGAGCGAGCAGATAGCCAACCTGAGCGAGGAGCGCGATGCCCTGAAGGCCCAGTGGCAGGCCGAAAAAGACCTGATACAGCAGATACGCCGCGAGCAGGAGAACATAGAGCGGAGCAAGACCGAAGCCGAGATTGCCGAGCGCAATGCCGACTTTGGCAAGGCAGCCGAGATCCGCTACGAGCGCATCATCCGGGCCGAAAAAAACATACTGGCCCTGCAAGAGGAGCTGAAGGAAATGACCGGTGGCCAGCGGATGCTGAGCGAGGAGGTGGATGCCGAGCACATAGCCGAGGTGGTGAGCCGCTGGACCGGCATACCCGTAAGCAAGATGCTGGAGAGCGAGCGAGAAAAGCTGCTGACGCTGGAGGATGAACTGCACAAACGCGTGGTAGGGCAGGCCGAGGCCATTGCCGCCATTAGCGATGCCATACGCCGCAGCCGGGCAGGCCTGCAGGACCCCCGAAAGCCCATCGGCAGCTTCATCTTCATCGGCAGCACCGGGGTGGGCAAAACTGAGCTGGCGCGCGCCCTGGCCGACTACCTGTTCAACGATGAGAATGCCCTGGTGCGGATAGACATGAGCGAGTATCAGGAGAAACACTCAGTTAGCCGCCTGGTGGGGGCCCCTCCGGGCTATGTGGGGTATGATGAGGGTGGCCAGCTGACCGAGGCCATACGCCGCAGGCCCTACAGCGTGGTGCTGCTGGACGAAATAGAAAAGGCACACCCCGATGTGTACAACACCCTGCTGCAGGTACTGGACGATGGCCGCCTGACGGATAACAAGGGCCGCACGGCCAACTTTCGGAATACCATCATCATCATGACCAGCAACCTGGGTGCCCACCTAATTATGGACAAGATGGCCCACCTGACGGATGAAAATCGGGATGTGGTGCTGGCGCAAACCAAGCTGGAGCTGTTCGACCTGCTGAAGCAGCAGCTGCCGCCAGAGTTTCTGAACCGGATAGACGAGACCATCCTCTTTACCCCGCTCACCCGCGAGGAGATAACCGGCATTGTGCAGATACAGCTGGCAGGCCTGCGGCACATGCTGGCCCAGCAGGAGGTGAGCATACAGTTTAGCCCGGCCCTGGCCGAGTGGCTGGGCGAACTGGGCTACGACCCGCAGTTTGGTGCCCGCCCCCTGAAGCGGGTAATACAGCGGAAGGTAGTGAATGAGCTGAGCAAGATGATACTGGCCGGAACCATAGACCGTGCCAAACCCATCTGGGTAGACATTACCCAGCAGCATGAAGTAACCTTTGCCAACAAGCAGCCGGAGGTGGACCCCAGCCTGAACTGA
- a CDS encoding sodium-translocating pyrophosphatase, protein METYLYAVPAAGILALIVTYFRAQWINKQETGDEKMREIARRIQLGAMSFLRAEYTVLLGFVAVVAVVLAFTADSKISHWFVGIAFVIGAFCSALAGYIGMRVATNSNVRTTQAARTSLRRAMDVSFAGGAVMGIGVVSLAVIGLGVLFIITLALYNPELVHGDNLHKVLNVITGFSLGAETIALFARVGGGIFTKAADVGADLVGKVEAGIPEDDPRNPAVIADNVGDNVGDVAGMGADLFGSYVSTIIATMVLGVSHSMSGGPLGGLGTVVLPLLIAGMGVLLSMVATFFVKVRENGNPQTALNIGNLVALVLTAVGSYFLINGLLPATIIDNAAKGAMMQSIQIYYAVLIGLGVGISISLITEYYTAMNRGPVRKIVQQSGTGPATNVIAGLSVGMMSTMIPVIILAVGIVASFSVAGLYGVAIAASGMMATTGMQLAIDAFGPIADNAGGIAEMTGQPKEVRERTDVLDAVGNTTAAVGKGFAIASAALTSLALFAAYMEMTGLTVIDISNARVLGGLFIGGMIPFVFSSLAISAVGSAANAMVEEVRRQFREIKGLLEGKEGAVADYDRCIKISTNAAIRQMILPGLLALLVPVIIGFGFGAAELGGALAGVTVSGVLMALFQSNAGGSWDNAKKSFEKGVKINNKTYQKGSEPHKAAVVGDTVGDPFKDTSGPSMNILIKLMSIVALVIAPALSTREAPKTAQPQVEPNQTHTKAYQAPKAARPAAEEVATLDMLKK, encoded by the coding sequence ATGGAAACCTACCTATATGCCGTGCCGGCAGCCGGAATACTGGCGCTTATCGTTACCTACTTCCGCGCGCAGTGGATAAACAAGCAAGAAACTGGCGATGAAAAGATGCGCGAGATTGCCCGCCGCATTCAGCTGGGGGCTATGTCGTTCCTGCGGGCCGAATACACCGTGCTGCTGGGCTTTGTGGCCGTAGTGGCCGTAGTGCTAGCGTTTACGGCCGATAGCAAGATCAGCCACTGGTTTGTAGGCATCGCCTTTGTCATCGGGGCCTTTTGCAGTGCCCTGGCTGGCTATATAGGCATGCGCGTGGCTACCAATAGCAATGTGCGCACCACCCAGGCCGCACGTACCAGCCTGCGCCGGGCCATGGATGTGAGCTTTGCCGGTGGGGCTGTGATGGGCATAGGCGTGGTATCGCTGGCGGTTATCGGGTTGGGTGTTCTGTTTATCATCACCCTGGCCCTGTACAACCCCGAGCTGGTGCATGGAGACAACCTGCACAAGGTACTGAACGTAATCACGGGCTTCTCGCTGGGGGCCGAAACCATTGCCCTGTTTGCCCGCGTAGGCGGCGGCATTTTCACCAAGGCAGCCGACGTAGGGGCCGACCTGGTGGGCAAGGTAGAAGCTGGTATACCCGAGGATGACCCCCGCAACCCGGCCGTGATAGCCGACAACGTGGGAGACAACGTGGGAGACGTAGCCGGCATGGGGGCCGACCTCTTCGGCTCGTATGTGAGCACCATTATTGCCACCATGGTACTGGGCGTGAGCCACAGCATGAGCGGCGGCCCACTGGGCGGCCTGGGTACCGTAGTGCTACCCCTGCTGATAGCCGGCATGGGCGTGCTGCTGAGTATGGTAGCCACCTTCTTTGTAAAGGTGCGCGAAAACGGAAACCCACAGACAGCCCTGAACATAGGCAACCTGGTGGCCCTGGTGCTCACGGCCGTGGGCTCCTACTTCCTGATAAACGGCCTGCTACCCGCTACGATTATCGACAACGCGGCCAAAGGGGCCATGATGCAGTCCATCCAGATCTATTACGCAGTCCTGATCGGCCTGGGCGTGGGTATCAGCATCAGCCTGATTACCGAATACTATACCGCCATGAACCGCGGCCCGGTGCGAAAGATTGTGCAACAGAGCGGCACAGGCCCGGCCACCAACGTAATAGCCGGCCTGAGTGTGGGGATGATGAGCACCATGATCCCCGTTATCATCCTGGCGGTGGGCATAGTGGCCAGCTTTAGCGTAGCCGGCCTGTACGGCGTAGCCATAGCTGCCAGCGGTATGATGGCTACCACAGGCATGCAGCTGGCAATAGATGCCTTTGGCCCGATAGCCGACAATGCAGGGGGGATAGCCGAGATGACCGGGCAGCCCAAGGAAGTGCGCGAGCGCACCGACGTGCTGGATGCCGTGGGCAATACCACCGCCGCCGTGGGCAAGGGCTTTGCCATTGCCTCTGCAGCCCTTACCTCTCTGGCCCTGTTTGCAGCCTATATGGAGATGACCGGCCTGACGGTGATCGACATCAGCAATGCCCGCGTGCTGGGTGGCCTGTTTATCGGCGGTATGATCCCCTTCGTATTCAGTAGCCTGGCCATCAGCGCGGTGGGTAGCGCGGCAAATGCCATGGTAGAGGAAGTACGCCGCCAGTTTCGCGAGATAAAAGGCCTGCTGGAGGGCAAGGAAGGCGCCGTGGCCGACTATGACCGCTGCATCAAGATATCAACCAATGCGGCCATCCGGCAGATGATCCTGCCGGGGCTATTGGCCCTGCTGGTGCCGGTTATCATCGGCTTCGGCTTCGGAGCCGCCGAGCTGGGGGGTGCCCTGGCTGGCGTAACCGTATCGGGTGTATTGATGGCCCTATTCCAGAGCAACGCCGGGGGCAGCTGGGATAACGCGAAGAAGTCCTTTGAAAAAGGCGTGAAGATCAACAACAAAACCTACCAGAAAGGCAGCGAGCCCCACAAGGCCGCCGTGGTGGGCGACACCGTGGGCGATCCATTCAAGGACACCAGTGGCCCGTCTATGAACATCCTGATCAAGCTAATGAGCATTGTGGCCCTGGTGATAGCGCCTGCCCTCAGCACCCGCGAGGCACCCAAAACCGCCCAGCCCCAGGTAGAACCTAACCAAACCCACACAAAAGCCTACCAGGCACCCAAGGCAGCCCGGCCAGCCGCTGAAGAAGTGGCCACCCTGGATATGCTGAAAAAATAA
- a CDS encoding PorT family protein — protein sequence MHGLSLSHILLSAILILALTPCLAQQGLHMGLRILPQATSLRNTDDADAQPAVYDAQPSYGFGIGLSSLYMVNNYLGFGSNLLYSSRGQAYSYQYTTSSGASRKVNNELRIRQLQMPLLARLGTNSSRRVAGFLELGPQFGFIVSAKEDSDDTRFRATGPPFVTYTQYPDRIETLSRFQLAGVLGAGAEFKLRYNVKLNTSLRIEYGFSDVEDKGARYTQVDFGVAQNLLYYETPRRDGPQYKPGRPATTALVTSLVIGIDYVFIPKFRP from the coding sequence ATGCACGGTCTTTCTCTGTCTCACATCCTGCTGTCGGCCATCCTCATCCTGGCCCTCACCCCGTGCCTGGCCCAGCAGGGCCTCCACATGGGCCTACGCATCCTGCCACAGGCTACCAGCCTCCGGAATACGGATGATGCCGACGCACAGCCTGCGGTATATGATGCCCAGCCCAGCTATGGTTTCGGTATCGGGCTTTCCAGCCTGTATATGGTGAACAACTACCTGGGCTTTGGCAGCAACCTGCTGTACAGCAGCCGGGGGCAAGCCTATAGCTACCAATACACCACCAGCAGCGGTGCAAGCCGAAAAGTGAACAATGAACTACGCATCCGGCAGCTACAGATGCCGCTACTGGCCCGCCTGGGCACAAACAGTAGCCGCAGGGTGGCGGGTTTCCTAGAGCTGGGGCCTCAATTTGGCTTTATTGTTTCGGCAAAAGAAGACAGCGACGACACACGCTTCCGTGCCACCGGCCCGCCTTTTGTAACCTACACGCAGTACCCAGACCGGATAGAAACACTCAGCCGCTTCCAGCTGGCAGGCGTGCTGGGTGCGGGTGCCGAGTTTAAGCTACGGTACAATGTAAAGCTGAATACCAGCCTGCGGATAGAGTACGGATTCTCGGACGTAGAGGATAAAGGGGCCCGCTACACACAGGTAGACTTTGGCGTGGCACAGAACCTTCTCTACTACGAAACGCCCCGCCGCGATGGCCCCCAGTACAAGCCCGGACGACCCGCCACCACGGCCCTGGTTACCTCGCTCGTTATTGGGATAGACTATGTCTTTATCCCCAAGTTCCGCCCCTAA
- a CDS encoding asparaginase has product MRKILIIYTGGTIGMIQDGHQPYLRPADFRYIMHLLPEIDKLGIEPFYHAFERPIDSSNMEPGVWMELARLIRDSYDHFHGFVILHGTDTMAYTASALSFMLENLGKPVILTGSQLPIDVIRTDARENFITALEIASQEQHRLPEVCIFFDSKVYRGNRAIKHSAEKFSAFVSPNYPPLVESGVKLQYFTDYWLRPDPGQPCQVHDSLDANVGVFKFYPGIQKSVMEALLYADGLKGLIVESYGTGNLPTFPWFIDLMRKRIQEGMLVLNITQCQAGKVQQDLYESSKQLLNIGVISGRDMTTASGLTKMMYLLGRYPDQPHEVARLLGEDLRGEMTTYAIHYLASN; this is encoded by the coding sequence TTGAGAAAAATCCTGATTATCTACACGGGCGGTACCATTGGCATGATCCAGGATGGCCACCAGCCCTACCTGAGGCCTGCAGACTTCAGGTACATTATGCACCTCTTGCCCGAGATAGACAAGCTGGGCATAGAGCCGTTCTATCATGCGTTTGAACGCCCTATCGACTCCAGCAACATGGAGCCGGGGGTGTGGATGGAGCTGGCGCGGCTGATCCGGGATTCGTACGACCATTTTCACGGCTTTGTCATCCTGCATGGCACCGATACCATGGCCTATACCGCCAGCGCCCTGTCATTTATGCTGGAAAACCTGGGCAAACCGGTTATCCTCACAGGCTCGCAGCTACCCATTGATGTGATCCGGACCGATGCACGCGAAAACTTCATCACCGCCCTGGAGATTGCCAGCCAAGAGCAGCACCGCCTGCCCGAGGTGTGCATCTTTTTTGACAGCAAGGTGTACCGGGGCAACCGGGCTATTAAGCACTCGGCCGAGAAGTTCAGTGCCTTTGTATCGCCCAACTACCCCCCTCTGGTAGAGAGTGGCGTAAAGCTCCAGTACTTTACCGACTACTGGCTGAGGCCCGACCCCGGCCAGCCCTGCCAGGTGCATGATTCCCTGGATGCCAATGTGGGCGTCTTCAAATTCTACCCGGGCATCCAGAAATCGGTGATGGAAGCCCTGCTGTATGCCGATGGGCTGAAGGGCCTCATTGTAGAGTCGTACGGCACGGGCAACCTGCCCACCTTCCCCTGGTTTATAGACCTGATGCGCAAGCGCATACAAGAGGGGATGCTGGTGCTGAACATTACCCAGTGCCAGGCAGGCAAGGTGCAGCAAGACCTGTACGAAAGCAGCAAGCAGCTGCTCAACATCGGGGTCATCAGCGGGCGAGACATGACCACTGCCAGCGGGCTGACCAAGATGATGTACCTGCTGGGCCGCTACCCCGATCAGCCCCATGAGGTAGCCCGACTGCTGGGCGAAGACCTGCGAGGCGAGATGACCACCTACGCCATCCACTACCTGGCCTCAAACTAG